Proteins encoded together in one Penaeus vannamei isolate JL-2024 chromosome 9, ASM4276789v1, whole genome shotgun sequence window:
- the LOC113814631 gene encoding osteocalcin 2-like: protein MWVAQGKEDDDEEGNENHAAVTAMHDAGETPTYAYPPLTPSYNLASNPSQEAPAPADAPYVFTEKESPTAPSYSSPRESPPLAGYTKMGASSRPSSYANSSSSNTPTLSSPNSKAMPSSPTNRSSSSNSSTNSSPPTPSRNKHRLSSSSHSRRTSSHAPT from the exons ATGTGG GTCGCCCAGGGCAAAGAGGACGACGATGAAGAAGGCAACGAAAACCATGCCGCGGTGACCGCCATGCACGACGCGGGCGAGACGCCCACGTACGCCTACCCGCCCTTGACTCCTTCGTATAACCTGGCTAGCAACCCGTCTCAGGAGGCTCCGGCGCCCGCGGACGCCCCCTATGTATTTACCGAGAAGGAGTCCCCGACGGCGCCTTCGTACTCGAGCCCGAGGGAGTCGCCGCCTCTCGCGGGCTACACCAAGATGGGCGCCTCCAGCCGGCCGTCGTCGTACGCCAACAGCTCGAGCTCGAACACCCCGACCCTCTCGTCGCCGAACTCGAAGGCGATGCCGTCTTCGCCCACCAACCGGAGCTCCTCTTCGAATTCCTCGACCAACAGCAGCCCACCCACGCCCTCCAGAAACAAGCACCGACTTTCCTCTAGTTCCCACTCGAGGAGGACGTCTTCGCACGCGCCAACATAA